Proteins encoded in a region of the Magallana gigas chromosome 8, xbMagGiga1.1, whole genome shotgun sequence genome:
- the LOC105317217 gene encoding transmembrane protein 164, translated as MEESENVTGLFSWAYSGVNFDLAGNGGIECRDFISVKQRVIETVISCAAAGLILYRAITHLTLPKNSILLPDPVGKRILLVVHCLIFGIELGFKFATKQMIYILNPCHVATMMQIFCLAAPSGRLTTTVFRLHLHMLTGAPIAILFPVINTRLLPFETEVYYIQHLLMLVIPFYLLKIGGSYTAEPVHDFSWALVSMGVLYIIYFVPVQYLAYISLVNLNNMLCPAVSDPFYGPYYRICAMTHQALLIPTVGKFYTWLSQQFLTPSARDEEVSVFSIDWSAETPALDNLRGKNGVISHGDRPSNNGHLKSS; from the exons ATGGAGGAGTCGGAAAACGTAACAGGACTATTTTCCTGGGCCTACAGTGGCGTTAACTTTGACCTGGCAGGAAATGGAGGCATTGAGTGTAGGGATTTCATCAGTGTGAAGCAGCGAGTCATTGAGACAGTCATTAGCTGTGCAGCGGCAGGTCTTATCTTGTACAGAGCCATCACACACCTGACTCTGCCAAAAAACTCGATCCTCCTGCCAGATCCCGTCGGAAAACGAATCCTCTTAGTGGTTCATTGTCTGATATTTGGCATCGAGCTGGGCTTCAAGTTCGCTACTAAGCAGATGATTTATATACTTAATCCATGCCATGTAGCAACCATGATGCAG ATATTCTGTCTGGCGGCACCCTCAGGGAGACTGACTACCACAGTTTTCCGGCTTCATCTACACATGTTAACGGGGGCTCCTATAGCCATCTTGTTCCCTGTAATAAATACTCGATTG TTGCCGTTTGAGACAGAAGTGTATTATATCCAACATTTGCTGATGCTAGTCATTCCATTCTACTTACTCAAAATTGGAG GTTCCTACACTGCTGAACCTGTTCACGACTTCAGCTGGGCTCTAGTGTCCATGGGAGTCCTGTACATTATATACTTCGTACCAGTACAGTATCTAGCATAT ATCTCATTAGTTAATCTAAACAACATGCTATGTCCAGCGGTGTCAGACCCGTTCTATGGGCCGTACTACAGAATCTGTGCAATGACTCACCAGGCACTACTTATACCAACCGTGGGCAAGTTCTACACGTGGCTGTCACAACAATTCCTCACCCCCTCCGCACGTGACGAAGAGGTGTCTGTGTTTAGTATAGACTGGAGTGCCGAGACCCCCGCACTGGACAATCTCAGAGGGAAGAATGGAGTGATTAGTCATGGGGATCGCCCATCCAACAACGGACACCTCAAGTCCTCCTGA
- the LOC105317219 gene encoding methylosome subunit pICln isoform X2, with protein MPCVLTEEANRKMLLTALDVPTEGVRHVQDETVAYVEDDSQGNGSLYITDNVVTWRNSSGQGFSLQYPSISLHAVSRDLNAFPHECLFLMVDGKLSDDADPRQKSSDDEDEVVGPFEGDTATTEVRFVPADKGALDAMFNSMSDCQALHPDEQDTDSEADDFEANYYEGMEGEDNLTPEGQRTLEHLENLLLNGQGQGDGQNRPNGNEENTNQMDEDQFADADEMQ; from the exons ATGCCATGTGTTTTGACTGAGGAAGCTAACCGAAAAATGTTGTTGACAGCTCTTGACGTTCCAACGGAAGGGGTGAGACATGTACAAGACGAAACAGTCGCTTATGTGGAGGATGACAGTCAAGGGAACGGGTCTTTGTACATAACAGACAA TGTGGTAACTTGGAGAAACAGCAGTGGACAAGGGTTCTCCCTGCAGTATCCCTCCATCAGCCTCCATGCCGTCTCAAGAGACCTTAATGCATTCCCACATGAGTGTCTTTTTCTAATGGTGGATGGGAAACTCTCAG ATGATGCAGACCCCCGACAGAAATCCTCAGATGATGAAGATGAAGTAGTGGGGCCTTTTGAGGGGGATACTGCCACTACAGAAGTCCGATTTGTCCCCGCTGACAAGGGAGCTT TGGATGCCATGTTTAATTCGATGTCCGACTGTCAGGCCCTTCACCCAGACGAACAGGACACAGACTCGGAGGCTGATG ATTTTGAGGCCAATTATTACGAGGGCATGGAAGGCGAGGACAACTTAACTCCTGAGGGACAGAGGACACTGGAGCACCTCGAAAACTTGCTCCTCAACGGACAGGGACAGGGAGACGGACAAAACCGCCCTAACG GTAATGAAGAAAACACAAATCAGATGGATGAGGACCAGTTTGCAGATGCTGATGAAATGCAGTGA
- the LOC105317219 gene encoding methylosome subunit pICln isoform X1 yields MPCVLTEEANRKMLLTALDVPTEGVRHVQDETVAYVEDDSQGNGSLYITDNVVTWRNSSGQGFSLQYPSISLHAVSRDLNAFPHECLFLMVDGKLSDDADPRQKSSDDEDEVVGPFEGDTATTEVRFVPADKGALDAMFNSMSDCQALHPDEQDTDSEADDFEANYYEGMEGEDNLTPEGQRTLEHLENLLLNGQGQGDGQNRPNAGNEENTNQMDEDQFADADEMQ; encoded by the exons ATGCCATGTGTTTTGACTGAGGAAGCTAACCGAAAAATGTTGTTGACAGCTCTTGACGTTCCAACGGAAGGGGTGAGACATGTACAAGACGAAACAGTCGCTTATGTGGAGGATGACAGTCAAGGGAACGGGTCTTTGTACATAACAGACAA TGTGGTAACTTGGAGAAACAGCAGTGGACAAGGGTTCTCCCTGCAGTATCCCTCCATCAGCCTCCATGCCGTCTCAAGAGACCTTAATGCATTCCCACATGAGTGTCTTTTTCTAATGGTGGATGGGAAACTCTCAG ATGATGCAGACCCCCGACAGAAATCCTCAGATGATGAAGATGAAGTAGTGGGGCCTTTTGAGGGGGATACTGCCACTACAGAAGTCCGATTTGTCCCCGCTGACAAGGGAGCTT TGGATGCCATGTTTAATTCGATGTCCGACTGTCAGGCCCTTCACCCAGACGAACAGGACACAGACTCGGAGGCTGATG ATTTTGAGGCCAATTATTACGAGGGCATGGAAGGCGAGGACAACTTAACTCCTGAGGGACAGAGGACACTGGAGCACCTCGAAAACTTGCTCCTCAACGGACAGGGACAGGGAGACGGACAAAACCGCCCTAACG CAGGTAATGAAGAAAACACAAATCAGATGGATGAGGACCAGTTTGCAGATGCTGATGAAATGCAGTGA